The DNA segment TGGAAAACTCAAGAATCCAACCTTATTTGATTGCACTTTCAGAAAATGAAGCAGTTGGAAACCTCAACGATTTTCTAGAAAATTCGAAGATTTTGATAATTGATGTTCCGCCAAAACTTCGAGGTTCAGACAAAGAAAACTTTATTTCCAAGATTGGAAACCTGATTCCGTTTATAGAAAAATCGTCAGTTGAAAACGTGATTTTCATCAGTTCGACATCGGTTTATGGAGAAGAGAATTGGGTTGTCACTGAAGAAACAGAACTGAATCCCGACACGGAAAGTGGCAAACAATTAGTTCAAGTGGAGCAGCTTTTGCAAAGCAATTCTAATTTCAAAACCACCATTTTGCGTTTCGGCGGACTCATTGGCGAAGACCGACATCCAATAAAATTCTTGGCGGGAAGAACCAATCTTGACAACCCC comes from the Flavobacterium limnophilum genome and includes:
- a CDS encoding SDR family oxidoreductase; translated protein: MTQISILGCGWLGLPLAKALLENGFSVKGSTTSVEKISVLENSRIQPYLIALSENEAVGNLNDFLENSKILIIDVPPKLRGSDKENFISKIGNLIPFIEKSSVENVIFISSTSVYGEENWVVTEETELNPDTESGKQLVQVEQLLQSNSNFKTTILRFGGLIGEDRHPIKFLAGRTNLDNPSAPINLIHQVDCIGIIQKIIELNSWNETFNAVTPFHPSRKDYYTQKAVELNLALPEFNTENTSFGRIISSSKIETVLEYIFVKPTL